From a single Paenibacillus sp. FSL R5-0345 genomic region:
- a CDS encoding Cof-type HAD-IIB family hydrolase, with protein MTAKYRLLALDMDGTLLNDEQIITPTTVEWLQKAVDAGVHVCLSTGRAFTSAFPYAEQLGLGTPMITVNGSEVWRAPHEIYRRSLMDPMLVKQMYELAKEDDIWFWAYSTEKVHKQDNWDGDVTGREWLKFGYHTEDDELRHKLLLRLQDMGGLEITNSSPHNLEINPLGVNKATGIKEVCKLLGLEMSQVIAVGDSLNDLAAIQQAGLGVAMGNAQETVKEEADAVVASNNNDGIAEVVQKYIFNEVVTSLGSQ; from the coding sequence ATGACTGCCAAATACCGCCTGCTTGCTTTGGATATGGATGGAACCTTACTGAATGATGAACAAATTATTACACCTACAACGGTGGAATGGCTTCAAAAGGCGGTCGACGCAGGCGTTCATGTCTGTCTGTCGACAGGCCGGGCTTTTACAAGTGCATTTCCATATGCAGAGCAGCTTGGACTAGGAACACCAATGATTACTGTGAATGGCAGTGAGGTGTGGCGAGCGCCGCACGAAATTTATCGCCGGTCGCTGATGGACCCTATGCTAGTAAAACAGATGTATGAACTTGCGAAGGAAGATGACATTTGGTTCTGGGCCTATTCTACGGAAAAGGTTCATAAACAGGATAACTGGGATGGGGATGTAACGGGCAGAGAATGGCTTAAATTCGGTTATCACACCGAAGATGATGAGCTTCGTCATAAGCTGCTGCTTCGCCTTCAAGATATGGGTGGACTGGAGATTACGAACTCCTCCCCGCATAATCTAGAGATTAATCCTCTAGGTGTGAATAAGGCGACCGGAATCAAGGAAGTCTGTAAGCTGCTCGGGCTAGAAATGTCCCAAGTTATAGCAGTTGGCGATAGCCTCAACGACCTTGCGGCGATTCAGCAGGCAGGGCTTGGGGTCGCTATGGGCAACGCTCAGGAGACGGTTAAAGAAGAGGCTGACGCTGTGGTGGCTTCTAATAATAATGATGGTATCGCTGAAGTTGTCCAAAAGTATATTTTTAATGAAGTGGTAACCTCTTTAGGCAGCCAATAA
- a CDS encoding peptidoglycan D,D-transpeptidase FtsI family protein: MSFFRKQASPPDETSSKSSIGLRLNVFFFSTFVIFCVIIIRLAVLQFVEGPTLTEVETSRDTKNVPLASMRGVIYAAEGEKLAYSTPVQSLYITLNKEYTAKQTDKITGKTTLTPEAKAKSDALAAKLVADFNKYGDPNAEKMTEEDVIEALDLYFRKSLGFMARRIKADLTTQEVAYFMEHKGEYPGLEIVEESIRHYDKDTVAVQTIGYIKPFKSANSLNIYKNILNAMKNNPEPGLTYKDDEFVGFDGLELQYQRELRGQNGYQEISVNPQNMAEKVERVVPPVKGNDVWTTINKNIQMKTEQAIMDQIKWLHSNPVQGKTHPNALTGYAVAMEVDTGNIVSMASMPDYDTNIWTSGSLSTDVWNSIMDNYQNGTINPISSGTSGNGLRSVLLLGSTIKPLSVLVGLNEGLFTPSTYYSDKGFATFGKTGHETKVRNSGGHVYGSMDPARAIEKSSNAFMVDMVGKRLYEKYKSKGIDVWDKYMKEFGLGVSTGSGLPNEFLGQINYTNIEAAGSAQAALVYASFGQQGSYTVLQLAQYVATLANEGQRIKPQLVSKITDADGKVVKEFGREVLDEVTAFDKSYWKEIQQGMRSEVSAFSDFPYDFARKTGTSQQVAKGQIRDNGVFIAYAPRNNPKLAVAVVIPEGGFGSQSAAPVARKIFDAYDWEYGLDGVPKKSLQSGNNVNDPAKEGTATGTE; the protein is encoded by the coding sequence GTGAGTTTTTTCCGTAAGCAGGCCTCACCTCCAGATGAGACCAGCAGTAAAAGTTCCATAGGCCTGCGACTCAACGTGTTTTTCTTTAGCACGTTCGTTATATTTTGCGTAATTATTATACGCCTGGCTGTGTTGCAGTTCGTGGAAGGCCCGACTTTAACCGAAGTGGAGACAAGCAGAGATACCAAAAATGTACCTCTTGCATCCATGAGAGGTGTAATTTATGCTGCTGAAGGTGAGAAGTTAGCGTACTCTACGCCGGTACAATCGCTGTATATTACACTCAATAAGGAGTATACCGCGAAACAAACAGATAAAATTACCGGTAAAACTACGTTGACCCCGGAAGCTAAAGCCAAGTCAGATGCATTGGCGGCGAAGCTGGTAGCTGATTTCAATAAATATGGCGATCCAAATGCTGAAAAGATGACAGAAGAAGATGTTATTGAAGCGCTGGATTTATATTTCCGCAAATCACTCGGCTTTATGGCACGGCGGATTAAGGCTGATCTGACTACTCAGGAAGTAGCCTATTTCATGGAACATAAGGGTGAATATCCGGGTCTTGAAATTGTCGAGGAAAGCATTCGTCATTACGATAAAGATACGGTTGCCGTACAGACGATAGGGTATATCAAGCCTTTTAAATCAGCAAACAGCCTTAATATTTATAAGAATATCTTAAATGCTATGAAGAACAATCCAGAGCCAGGACTAACGTACAAAGATGATGAATTTGTCGGATTTGACGGTCTGGAGCTACAGTATCAGAGAGAGCTTCGGGGACAAAATGGGTATCAAGAAATTTCTGTAAATCCACAGAATATGGCTGAGAAAGTCGAACGAGTTGTCCCTCCTGTGAAAGGTAACGACGTTTGGACAACGATTAATAAGAATATCCAGATGAAGACAGAGCAGGCCATTATGGATCAGATTAAGTGGCTGCATTCCAATCCTGTACAGGGTAAAACGCATCCTAATGCATTAACGGGTTACGCTGTGGCGATGGAAGTCGATACGGGAAATATCGTCAGTATGGCGAGTATGCCGGACTACGATACGAATATTTGGACATCAGGCTCCTTATCTACAGATGTCTGGAACAGTATTATGGACAACTACCAGAACGGTACCATTAACCCGATTTCTTCAGGAACTTCAGGGAATGGACTAAGATCAGTGCTGCTTCTAGGTTCAACTATTAAACCGTTAAGTGTACTCGTGGGTCTGAATGAAGGTCTATTTACACCTTCAACCTACTACTCAGATAAAGGCTTTGCGACTTTTGGTAAAACAGGTCATGAAACCAAGGTAAGAAACTCTGGAGGACATGTCTACGGTTCTATGGACCCTGCAAGAGCGATTGAGAAGTCCTCGAATGCGTTCATGGTTGATATGGTCGGTAAAAGATTATATGAGAAGTATAAGAGTAAGGGGATAGATGTCTGGGATAAGTATATGAAAGAGTTTGGTCTTGGTGTATCCACGGGAAGTGGTCTGCCAAATGAATTCTTAGGACAGATTAACTATACCAATATAGAGGCTGCGGGTAGTGCACAAGCGGCACTTGTATATGCTTCTTTCGGTCAACAAGGTAGTTATACAGTGTTGCAGCTTGCGCAATACGTAGCTACACTTGCTAACGAAGGACAGCGGATCAAACCTCAACTCGTTAGCAAGATTACAGATGCTGATGGAAAAGTAGTCAAGGAGTTCGGTCGTGAGGTACTGGATGAAGTAACAGCCTTCGATAAATCCTATTGGAAAGAAATACAACAGGGTATGCGAAGCGAAGTTAGTGCTTTTTCTGATTTCCCTTATGATTTTGCTCGTAAGACAGGAACATCACAGCAAGTGGCTAAGGGTCAAATTCGCGATAATGGTGTATTTATTGCTTATGCTCCACGTAATAACCCTAAGCTGGCAGTGGCCGTAGTCATTCCTGAGGGTGGCTTTGGTTCCCAAAGTGCTGCGCCTGTAGCACGCAAAATTTTCGATGCTTATGATTGGGAATACGGGCTTGATGGTGTTCCGAAGAAGAGCCTTCAGTCAGGTAATAATGTCAATGACCCTGCGAAGGAGGGAACGGCTACAGGTACCGAATAA
- a CDS encoding peptidoglycan D,D-transpeptidase FtsI family protein — protein MSLFGKLPPPKDGISSRNSVGLRLNIFFFGTFFVFCIIIVRLAGLQFTEGALLSEEETNRETKIVPLAALRGIIFAAEGEQIAFSTPTESLYLTLTKDYTARTTDKVTGESSFTEKAKNKSNALAARLAADFAKYGDPNAPKLTQKDILDLLDLDFKKYLGYVPRRIKTGLVPKEIAYFMEHKDDYPGLSIVEESLRHYDKDTVAVQTVGFGKPFKSTEDIALYKNIRSAMKKDASPGLMYKAEEYVGFDGLEMQYQRELRGENGYQVISITPQNMAEKVEQNVAPVKGNNIWMTINKKIQMKTEQAILDQIKWLHANAVQGETHPDALTGYAVAMEVETGNIVAMASMPDYDSNVWTKDSLPTTVWNKIMNNHLNGTITSNSSGRSGHDFSSLVFMGSTIKPLSVLIGLNEGFFNTSTTYTDVGITYFGKDNKSSVRNSSGHVYGSLRPAKAITDSSNVFMVDMVGKQLYKKYPGDKGIEVWDEYMKEFGLGVSTKSGLPGESPGQINYTDLKAAGSSQAALIYASFGQQGSYTTLQLAQYAATLANEGVRIKPQLVSKITDAQGKVVKEFQREVLNKVTFNKSYWKEIKQGMSSKVSAFDDFPYDFARKTGTSEKTDRKNINRDNGVFIAFAPRENPKLAVAVVIPEGGFGSNSAAPVARKIFDAYDWEYGLDGVPKKNVTPVTEPIQE, from the coding sequence GTGAGCTTGTTTGGTAAGCTGCCCCCGCCTAAGGACGGGATATCTTCAAGAAATTCTGTAGGTCTGAGACTGAATATTTTTTTCTTTGGCACTTTTTTTGTTTTTTGCATTATTATTGTTCGTCTTGCAGGTTTGCAATTTACTGAGGGAGCACTGTTGTCTGAAGAAGAAACGAATCGGGAAACGAAAATTGTTCCGCTCGCAGCGTTGCGTGGGATTATTTTTGCTGCCGAAGGAGAGCAGATTGCCTTTTCAACACCTACGGAATCACTTTACCTTACATTAACTAAGGATTACACAGCTAGAACAACAGATAAAGTAACAGGGGAATCCTCATTTACGGAGAAGGCGAAGAACAAGTCTAATGCGCTTGCGGCAAGACTTGCGGCTGATTTTGCTAAATATGGAGATCCCAATGCACCTAAGCTTACTCAGAAAGATATCTTGGATTTATTAGATTTAGATTTCAAGAAATATTTAGGGTATGTACCGCGGCGAATTAAGACTGGATTAGTTCCAAAAGAAATAGCCTATTTCATGGAGCATAAGGACGATTATCCGGGACTTAGCATCGTGGAGGAAAGTCTTCGTCATTACGATAAAGACACGGTGGCGGTTCAAACGGTCGGCTTTGGGAAGCCTTTCAAATCGACTGAAGATATAGCGCTATACAAGAATATTCGTAGTGCTATGAAAAAAGATGCTTCGCCTGGCCTTATGTATAAAGCAGAAGAATACGTGGGATTTGACGGTCTGGAAATGCAGTATCAACGAGAGCTGCGAGGAGAAAATGGTTATCAGGTCATTTCGATAACCCCTCAGAATATGGCTGAGAAGGTTGAACAGAACGTTGCTCCTGTAAAAGGTAATAATATTTGGATGACCATTAATAAGAAGATCCAGATGAAGACAGAACAAGCTATATTGGATCAGATCAAATGGCTACATGCCAATGCTGTTCAAGGTGAGACACATCCGGATGCTTTAACAGGATACGCCGTAGCAATGGAAGTGGAGACTGGAAATATCGTCGCTATGGCAAGCATGCCGGATTACGATTCGAATGTGTGGACCAAAGATTCCTTACCAACTACTGTTTGGAATAAAATCATGAATAACCATCTAAACGGTACAATTACTTCAAATTCGTCTGGTAGATCAGGTCATGATTTTAGTTCACTTGTGTTTATGGGATCTACGATTAAGCCATTAAGTGTGTTAATTGGTTTGAACGAAGGTTTTTTTAATACATCAACAACTTACACAGATGTGGGCATTACCTATTTCGGTAAGGATAATAAATCTTCCGTAAGAAATTCATCGGGTCACGTATATGGTTCACTACGTCCAGCAAAGGCGATTACAGATTCCTCTAACGTATTTATGGTCGATATGGTGGGCAAACAGCTTTACAAGAAATATCCGGGGGATAAAGGCATTGAGGTTTGGGACGAATATATGAAAGAGTTCGGATTGGGTGTATCTACGAAAAGTGGACTCCCAGGTGAATCACCGGGCCAGATTAACTACACTGATCTTAAGGCCGCAGGCAGTTCGCAGGCTGCTCTGATCTATGCTTCTTTTGGCCAACAAGGCAGCTATACTACACTACAGCTTGCCCAGTATGCAGCTACCCTTGCTAATGAAGGGGTGCGTATTAAGCCTCAGCTCGTTAGTAAGATTACGGATGCGCAAGGTAAGGTGGTTAAGGAATTTCAAAGAGAAGTGCTTAATAAGGTAACGTTTAACAAATCCTACTGGAAAGAGATCAAACAGGGGATGAGTAGTAAAGTTAGTGCCTTTGATGATTTTCCTTATGATTTTGCACGTAAGACAGGTACCTCTGAAAAAACAGACAGAAAAAATATAAACCGCGATAATGGGGTGTTTATTGCCTTTGCCCCGCGAGAAAATCCGAAGCTGGCCGTAGCGGTTGTTATACCTGAAGGCGGCTTTGGCTCCAACAGCGCTGCTCCGGTGGCTCGAAAGATTTTTGACGCCTACGATTGGGAGTACGGGCTCGATGGTGTGCCAAAAAAGAATGTAACTCCTGTGACAGAACCCATTCAAGAATAA
- a CDS encoding transglutaminase domain-containing protein → MINGWMASVSDANIISIALLLVVVFSLLQGWSRGFSSATGRLFGLLGTGLFTIVSLVLAIPAAAYLNPYVENWASGISLPDTKLTQLQQIYYTAVSVLSESPLVRFLLLLLISYMLIRMLLGLLSMLLPFPQLRRTKKFKDRKITQVSRMGGAIVGLIIGLTRSLVIVLALFICVGLNPESGFSHYVESSPIYSQSAAAVFEPIVGETVQKKLPILTKTVAAEMNDILRRKYEVIDHEIPQDIIGAAEDIAGQAQGEEKKARLLYDWVGSRVTYDYAKADNYLQNKVWHEQTPQDTFDTRQGVCIDYARLYAVMARSQGLQVRVVTGQGYDGRGGYGAHAWNEVYISDRQAWIPLDPTWASSGDWFNPKDFDETHIRENAL, encoded by the coding sequence ATGATAAACGGATGGATGGCTAGTGTGAGTGATGCTAATATCATCTCCATCGCCCTCCTGCTGGTTGTAGTCTTCTCACTATTGCAAGGCTGGAGCAGAGGCTTCTCAAGTGCCACCGGAAGATTATTTGGACTGCTGGGAACAGGATTATTTACTATAGTATCTTTGGTACTAGCTATCCCAGCTGCGGCTTACCTGAATCCTTATGTAGAGAATTGGGCGTCGGGGATTAGTTTGCCTGATACGAAGCTTACCCAGTTGCAGCAAATTTATTATACGGCGGTGTCTGTGCTATCGGAATCCCCGCTAGTTCGGTTTCTGCTGTTACTCCTGATTTCTTATATGTTGATTCGTATGCTCCTGGGATTGTTATCCATGTTGCTTCCTTTTCCGCAATTACGGCGTACTAAGAAATTTAAAGATAGAAAGATTACGCAAGTAAGCCGAATGGGAGGAGCAATTGTTGGATTAATTATCGGCTTAACTCGTAGTCTGGTAATTGTTCTTGCTCTTTTTATCTGTGTCGGATTAAATCCAGAGAGTGGGTTTAGTCATTATGTGGAGTCATCTCCAATCTATAGTCAAAGTGCTGCCGCTGTATTTGAACCTATTGTTGGGGAGACCGTGCAGAAGAAGCTCCCTATCCTGACGAAGACCGTTGCAGCTGAGATGAATGATATTCTTCGCAGAAAATATGAGGTTATTGATCACGAAATTCCTCAGGATATTATAGGAGCAGCAGAAGACATTGCTGGACAAGCGCAGGGCGAAGAAAAAAAAGCCAGACTTCTCTATGATTGGGTAGGTTCGCGTGTAACTTACGATTATGCCAAAGCTGATAATTATTTGCAAAACAAGGTCTGGCATGAACAGACACCACAGGATACATTCGACACTCGGCAAGGGGTGTGTATAGACTATGCCCGATTGTACGCAGTGATGGCCCGTTCACAGGGCTTACAAGTACGGGTTGTAACAGGCCAAGGGTATGACGGACGTGGCGGTTATGGTGCACATGCTTGGAATGAAGTATATATAAGTGATCGGCAAGCGTGGATCCCATTGGATCCGACTTGGGCGAGCAGTGGAGATTGGTTCAATCCGAAGGACTTTGATGAAACTCATATAAGGGAGAACGCCCTCTGA
- a CDS encoding MFS transporter, giving the protein MKTALWLYLFLFLAFFDLHAQYPVLTPFAISLGAGPTFIGWMMGMYSLTHLPGNLLAGVLVDRNGSRRYIVFSLVAAGAILLLQAHVQLPWHLLMLRAASGFVLAFLSPACMTLLASLSSDATEQGKYMSGHGIVHTLASVVSPAAGAFIVAKAGYSGTFTTLGWLLIATGVMAFFSVPAPSRRTLSPLSTAQSPKIPAKPSIPAKDDDLVSKRYYLLPFFVSCSQGVLFFELPLSQTGSNSILSTGILLSLLSLGALVTLSMLFLNRLSPGGRIAAALLGMAICFFALASFHTIPTAAILFMLGAAKGVLFPAMASLFISLGGPGRMGRTFSLQSIAMSLGAFAGPVAAGQLRGFVSPYFIAFLLLMVALLLLPPNNTGKLSDLTSKWNGRAA; this is encoded by the coding sequence GTGAAAACTGCGCTGTGGCTATACTTATTTCTCTTTCTGGCTTTCTTCGATTTACATGCTCAGTATCCTGTCCTTACACCCTTTGCCATCTCTCTTGGTGCGGGACCCACCTTTATTGGCTGGATGATGGGCATGTACTCATTGACCCACCTTCCCGGCAATCTACTTGCAGGCGTACTCGTCGATCGCAACGGTTCCCGCCGCTACATCGTCTTCAGCCTTGTCGCTGCGGGAGCTATTTTACTGCTGCAGGCTCATGTGCAGCTTCCATGGCATCTGCTAATGCTAAGAGCAGCGAGTGGATTCGTCCTCGCCTTCCTCTCTCCAGCATGTATGACACTGCTGGCTTCATTGTCATCGGATGCCACAGAGCAAGGTAAATATATGTCCGGACATGGTATCGTTCATACTTTAGCTTCAGTTGTATCCCCTGCAGCGGGAGCTTTTATTGTAGCAAAAGCCGGCTACTCTGGCACCTTCACCACACTTGGATGGCTGCTTATCGCAACAGGAGTCATGGCTTTTTTCAGTGTACCTGCGCCTTCAAGACGTACATTAAGCCCGCTAAGCACAGCGCAGTCACCAAAAATCCCTGCTAAACCTTCTATTCCGGCGAAAGATGATGATCTCGTATCCAAACGTTATTACCTGTTACCTTTTTTCGTTTCCTGTTCACAAGGCGTGCTCTTTTTCGAGCTCCCACTGTCTCAAACAGGCAGTAACAGCATTCTTTCCACAGGCATCCTACTGTCACTCCTTAGTTTAGGTGCTTTGGTAACGCTCAGCATGCTCTTCCTGAACCGTCTTTCTCCGGGAGGAAGAATTGCAGCGGCATTATTGGGAATGGCCATCTGCTTCTTTGCACTCGCTTCATTCCACACCATTCCGACTGCCGCTATTCTCTTTATGCTTGGTGCGGCTAAAGGAGTGTTGTTCCCTGCAATGGCATCACTTTTTATTAGTCTAGGCGGCCCTGGTCGAATGGGTCGGACCTTCTCCTTGCAGTCGATTGCCATGTCACTTGGTGCATTCGCTGGACCCGTAGCCGCCGGACAGCTAAGGGGATTCGTTTCACCTTACTTCATAGCCTTTCTACTGCTCATGGTCGCGTTGCTTCTGCTTCCGCCTAACAATACAGGGAAACTATCTGACCTCACTTCCAAATGGAACGGGCGAGCCGCATGA
- a CDS encoding DNA primase, protein MSITIIVEGKNDRSRLRRVLVPEVEILCTFGTLNTLKLESLRQQVGDGEVYLYLDNDSSGKKIRSVLRDAFPDAGHIYTRRGYAGVEGTPDEYNITQLEKAGLEDFIIYPEPLPF, encoded by the coding sequence ATGTCCATTACGATTATTGTCGAAGGCAAAAACGATCGTAGCAGATTACGGCGTGTGCTGGTACCGGAAGTAGAAATCCTATGTACCTTTGGCACATTAAATACACTTAAATTAGAGTCCCTTCGGCAACAAGTAGGGGATGGAGAAGTGTACCTTTATCTGGATAACGACTCTTCTGGCAAAAAAATACGCAGTGTTCTCCGTGATGCTTTCCCCGATGCCGGTCACATCTATACTCGTCGCGGATATGCTGGGGTGGAGGGTACGCCCGATGAATACAATATCACTCAGCTTGAGAAAGCTGGATTGGAAGATTTCATCATCTATCCTGAACCCCTTCCTTTTTAA